The sequence TACGGTCATTCTAATTCAATTTGTCTTTATCGATCGTTTTCCGGCGGTTCATGTCGATGAGCCCTGGAATGCCAACCGCGCCTGGCATTTCATTCAGACGAGTGATCCCACAACGACCATTGATGTCGGTCCCTTTCCCGATGGCAAAGGCCTTGGGACTCTTCCACTTGCCTTGCTGATTCGAACAGTGCCCAGCCGTTTCCTGGGGCTCGGTCTGGTCCAAATGCGCTTAGCCTCGGTGTTTTTTGGTGGGCTGTTGTTGTTTGGCACTTTTTTGGTTGGGCGTCTCATGTACCAACCATCGACCGGACTGTTGGCCTTGATCATGGTAGGCCTCAGCCAGGTATTCTTGCAGACCAGTCATCGCGGACGCCCAGATATCATCGCTGCGGCATTCATCGTGGTCGCTTTTGCCTGTATGTGGAAGGGATGGCGTTCGGATAAATGGGTCTGGCACCTCGTTGCCGGAGCAGTCGTTGGCCTGTCGGGCGAAGTACATCTAAATGGCATCCTGCTTGGTGTTGCGATCGCACTATGCTATCCCGTGTTTTGGGGCTGGGGATTCTGGCGTCGGAGAGGATTCTGGGCGTTTATAATTGGTGCCGTATCGGGTGCAATCGTTGTCTTCCTGATAGGTCTTGCGGTGGGAGCGCGCCCGGAGGAGACAGGTTTCGCCACCTTGCTTGCAGGACTGCGCTACCTGCTCCCAGGCATCGAAGCAGGCACTTCGTTGCCAATACACGGTCTGGCTGGTACCCATCGCCCCCCTATTATGGAGCTTTCGCCGACGCTTCTTATCCAATCATTCTTGGCCGAACTCCACTATCGATACGCCTTTCGGCATCATCCCTTGACAATGATGTTAGTCGGTGTCAGTCTGCTTTTTCTCTTGGCGAGAAGAGACAGACCCGATCGTGTTCTGCTGGTCTTTTTAGGTGTGTCTTTTGCCCTTTTTGTGCTATTGGTAAGCAACAAGGCTTCCTATTATGCCATTCTGTTTTATCCATTCATGTTGTTGGCGGTAGCTGCTCTATTTGTCGCCCTTCTTACTCAATCGAACAGACCTGGTTTGAGGTCTTTGGTGGCTGGCGTCATTATCT is a genomic window of Chloroflexota bacterium containing:
- a CDS encoding glycosyltransferase family 39 protein; its protein translation is MINHHATLLAAILTITVILIQFVFIDRFPAVHVDEPWNANRAWHFIQTSDPTTTIDVGPFPDGKGLGTLPLALLIRTVPSRFLGLGLVQMRLASVFFGGLLLFGTFLVGRLMYQPSTGLLALIMVGLSQVFLQTSHRGRPDIIAAAFIVVAFACMWKGWRSDKWVWHLVAGAVVGLSGEVHLNGILLGVAIALCYPVFWGWGFWRRRGFWAFIIGAVSGAIVVFLIGLAVGARPEETGFATLLAGLRYLLPGIEAGTSLPIHGLAGTHRPPIMELSPTLLIQSFLAELHYRYAFRHHPLTMMLVGVSLLFLLARRDRPDRVLLVFLGVSFALFVLLVSNKASYYAILFYPFMLLAVAALFVALLTQSNRPGLRSLVAGVIILFLVFLAARQSWTLFRSRNYDYIAITEEIREVLGDDAKVMAMPTWWLGLSNYDFRSTFTLSDYHFMQGYTLTDGIEASEPDYIIVDEILRDRLLDDDGFVSTGLGSGFFKLPRKEFHSFLAQRGEKQLEIEDPWHGLIEVYQIKWD